In a single window of the Syngnathus typhle isolate RoL2023-S1 ecotype Sweden linkage group LG19, RoL_Styp_1.0, whole genome shotgun sequence genome:
- the LOC133143952 gene encoding TNFAIP3-interacting protein 3-like: MQAQISILERQRQELLTINEKWAKEYNIMVAFYQQKLLSLRVSRRDHSDVVKETYQTKPCKREKLQPVNSELHKAVTEAEELRAHNHVLTKKGQQQLEEISRLNKALEERLHPFQTFEESRGSAEDLWKHQAEVFKEDFLKERGDREKLQYKYIELQKKLSKARDELHLLKSQATWTRILHPVVDCTCKTTTAPPASQRRRYPTRDN, from the exons ATGCAAGCGCAGATTTCCATTCTGGAGAGGCAACGGCAAGAG CTGCTGACCATCAATGAGAAATGGGCAAAAGAGTACAACATCATGGTGGCCTTCTACCAACAGAAG CTTCTGAGTCTCCGGGTATCGCGACGAGATCACAGCGACGTTGTGAAAGAGACATACCAAACAAAACCATGCAAGAGAGAAAAACTTCAG cCTGTCAACTCTGAACTCCACAAAGCTGTGACGGAAGCCGAAGAACTCCGGGCGCACAACCATGTTCTGACGAAAAAGGGTCAGCAACAGCTGGAGGAGATCAGCCGGCTCAATAAA GCTCTTGAGGAGAGACTCCATCCGTTTCAGACATTCGAGGAGAGTCGTGGATCTGCAGAGGACCTCTGGAAACATCAG GCGGAGGTGTTCAAGGAGGACTTCCTGAAGGAGCGAGGAGATCGGGAGAAGCTCCAGTACAAATACATTGAGCTGcagaagaagctttccaaagccCGAGATGAGCTGCACCTCCTTAAATCGCAG GCCACTTGGACCCGCATCCTGCACCCCGTGGTAGACTGCACTTGCAAGACGACCACAGCCCCACCAGCGTCCCAAAGAAGACGGTACCCAACGAGAGACAACTGA